In Leisingera sp. NJS204, the DNA window CCGGCAAAACCACGCTGTTCCGGCTGATCCGCAATGAGCTGTCGCTGGAATCCGGCGCCATTTCACTGCCCAGCAAAGCGCGGATCGGCGGCATTGCCCAGGAAGCGCCATCCTCCAACGTGTCGCTGATCGATACGGTGCTTGCCGCGGACACTGAACGCGCCGAATTGATGGCCGAGTCCGAGACCGCGCAGGATCCCGGACGGATTGCCGAAATTCAAACCCGGCTTTCAGATATCGACGCATGGTCGGCCGAGGCACGTGCCGCTGCCATCCTCAAAGGTCTCGGGTTTGATTTTGCCGCCCAGCAACGCCCTTGCTCCGACTATTCGGGCGGCTGGCGGATGCGGGTGGCCCTGGCTGCGGTGCTGTTTTCACAGCCTGACCTCTTGCTGCTGGACGAACCTACCAACTACCTGGACCTTGAGGGCGCGCTGTGGCTTGAGGCCTATCTGGTCAAATACCCGCACACCGTGATCATCATCAGCCACGACCGCGAGCTGCTGAACCGCTCGGTGAACGGCATTCTGCACCTCGAAGAGCTGGGCCTGACCTATTACTCCGGCAACTATGACCAGTTCGCCCGTCAGCGCGCCGCCAACCGGGCCAATCAGGCCGCACAGGCCAAGAAACAGGACGCCCGCCGCGCCCATCTGCAGGCCTTTGTCGACCGGTTCAAGGCCAAGGCGAGCAAAGCCAAACAGGCGCAAAGCCGGGTCAAGATGCTGGAGAAGATGGAGACCATCCGCGCACCCGAAGACGCCGCGCGCACCGTTTTCACCTTCCCCGAACCCGAGGAGCTGTCGCCGCCGATCATCGCGACCGAGGGCGCCTCGGTCGGCTATGACGGCACCCCGATCCTCAGTCGGCTGGATCTGCGCATTGATCAGGACGACCGTATCGCGCTGCTTGGCAAGAACGGAGAGGGCAAATCCACCCTGTCCAAAATGCTGTCAGGCCGTCTGGATGTGATGGCCGGCAAGATGACCCAGTCCGGCAAGCTGCGGATCGGTTTTTTTGCCCAGCACCAGGTGGATGAGCTGCACATTGACGAAACGCCGCTGCAGCATTTGCAGCGCGAACGCCCGAACGAAGGCCAGGCCCGCCTGCGCGCCCGGCTGGCCGGGTTCGGACTGGGGTCGGATCAGGCTGATACCGAGGTCGGCCGTCTCTCCGGCGGGCAGAAGGCGCGGCTGTCGCTGCTGCTGGCCACCCTGCCCGCTCCGCATCTGCTGATCCTCGATGAACCGACCAACCACCTGGACATCGAAAGCCGCGAGGCGCTGGTCGAAGCGCTGACCGCCTATTCCGGCGCGGTCATTCTGGTCAGCCATGACATGCACCTCCTTAGCCTGGTCGCGGACCGGCTGTGGCTGGTGTCCGGCGGCACAGTGAAACCGTTTGAGGGCGATCTGCCGGCCTACCGCGATCTGCTGCTGACGCGCGACAAACCCGCAGGCAAATCCAAGACCAAGGCCAAGGCCGAAAAACCAAAGCGCCCCAGCCGCGAAGCCATTCAGGCCCTGCGCGCCGAGGTCCGCAAAGGTGAGGCGCGCCTGGAAAAAGTCAGCGAAATGCGCGACAAGCTGGCCAAAAAACTGGCAGACCCTGCTCTTTATGACGATGGACGCAAAGACGAAGCCATTGTCTGGCAGCGCAAATATGCCGAAGTCATGGAAGCCCAGGACCGCGCCGAGGAGCTGTGGCTGAAAGCGGTGGAGAAACTGGAAAAAGCAGAGGCGCAATGATCGACACGGCCTTTCTGATCACCTCATTTGTCACGTTGTTTGTCATCGTTGACCCGATTGGGCTGACACCGATCTTTCTGGCGCTGACACAGGGCATGACGCCCGCACAGCGGCGTGCGATTGCCCTGCGTTCGACCATCACCGCAGCAATTCTGCTTGCGCTGTTTACGGCACTTGGCGAAGCGGTGCTTGGCTTTGCAGGCATTTCCATGGCTGCCTTCCGCATTGCCGGGGGTGTGCTGTTGTTCCTCACTGCGCTTGATATGCTGTTTGAACGCCGCAACAAGCGGCGCGAAGACCGCAGCGAAGAGGATGATTTTGACGACCCGTCCATCTTCCCGCTGGCGATCCCGCTGATTGCAGGCCCCGGCTCCATCGCCACTGTCATCCTGCTGGCGGGGCAGCAGCCTGGCATTGCAGGCTTTGCCATGGTGATGGGCGTGGTGGTCGCAGTGCTGGCGATCCTCTTGGTGATGTGCCTGTTTTCCGGCCTGTTCGAACGCTTGCTGGGCAAGACCGGCATCACCGTTGTGACCCGCCTTCTGGGCATGCTGCTGGCGGCGCTTTCTGTCCAGTTCGTGCTCGACGGACTGCGCGCTTTTGGATTTGCAGGCTAGCATAACGCCCCGGCCCGCCTACATTATATTCAGGAGGTGCGCAGATGGGCGAGTTTGAGATCGGGCGGGTTATCTATCTGGTTGTCCTGCTGGTTGCAGTGGGATCCTGGGTCTTTGTGCAGAACCGCCAATCCATCGGCAAGACACTGCAGATGTTTGCGGTCTGGGGATTTATCTTCCTTGGTGTGATCGCCTCTTACGGGCTGTGGGAGGACATTCGCCAAACCGTGCGCCCGCAGCAAAGCGTGGCGGTGGAGGCCGGACGGGTCGAAGTGCCGCGCGCGCCGGACGGGCATTATTATCTGACCCTTGAGGTGAACGGCGCTGCCGTCCCGTTCCTGGTAGACACCGGCGCCAGCGAAGTCGTGCTGAACGCGCGCGATGCAGAGCGTGCCGGCATTGACACCGGCAGCCTCGCCTATCTCGGCCGCGCCCGCACCGCCAATGGTGAGGTGCGCACAGCCTCGGTCTGGATCGAAGAAATGTCGCTGGGCGGCATCACCGACACGGATGTGCGTGTTTGGGTTAACCAGGGCGAGCTGGAGCAATCCCTTTTGGGCATGGGCTATCTGCAGCGCTGGTCCAGCATCGAAATCCGCAATGGCGCATTGGTGCTGACCCGCTGATCATGCGCCTTGCGGCGCAGGCCTCCGGCAGGGGTATTTCGAACCAGAAAGAAGCCAAGGCACCTTTCTTCCTTTGGCCAAGAGGGGCAGCGCCGCTGCGCTGCGATCACCCTTTGTCCGGAACCGGCAGAATGAAGCCGTTGATCGGATAGACCCGCCCGTAGGCCCCCGGATTGCTTTCCAAGCGAACGGCGGACCAGTCGTTTGCTGCAGACACGTCAATTACCGCCATGCCCAGCGACACCTTGTTGCGGCGCCAGTTGGCGTGATTGATCCGGATCCGGCGCGAATCCTCCACCTTGGAGACCACTGCCACATGGCCCAGCGGATTGGAGCGGGTCGCCCGGAACGCCATCACCGCGCCGGTTTGCGGCTGCTGGCCGCGGCTGAACTGTCCTTTGGCCTGTGCCCACCAGGTTTTGGCATTGCCGAAAATCTCAATCCCGCTGGCATTGCGGGCAAAGGGCACGCACCAGACACGGCTCCCTCTGGATTGCAAAGACTGGACTTCCTGAACCGCGTATTCCAGACGCGCGGCCTCAGCCTCGGCCCGGGCCACCGATCCGCCTTGAATATCACCGCAATTGGCAAGGAACAGCAGCCCAGCCCCAACAATCGGCAGCAGCCGCGCCCGACGGAACGCATGTGATACTTTCATCTGTCCCCCAGTGTCCTGGTCTTTTGTTCTGATCTTTTGACCCGGAGGATTACTGCGGCAGCGCCTTTTGCGCGAGCATTTCCTGCCAAGCTGAAACAAATCTGAAGGATATTGGCAAAATCCCGCCGATACCGCGGGTTAACAGGCCGGTTTCCCGGCCTATTTCTCGGCCTTCTTCTCCCAACGCCCGCCCTCTTCGGACCAGTATTGGGCGGAACAGCCAGCATCTGTCAGTGACTTCCACTGGCTGCGGGCGTGCTGCACAGCTTGCGGATCTGTGCCGTCGAACAGAATACAGACACGGCTCAGCGCCTGCACCTCATCGGCGCTGACTGCGGCGCCCTCCACCGCCATCACACAGTCCGGGGTATTGGCGGCCTCAGGCCCGGCGGTAAGCAGAACCGGCTGCAGCGCGTCGTGGGGGCCGCCCGCCAGGCCATGGGGCAGAAAGCTGTCCTCTGCCCCCAGCCACAGACGGTCATCCAGCCAGGCCATGCGCTCGGGGTCGCGCCCGCGCACCGCAATGCGCCAGCCCGCCCCGCGCGCCTTGTCCAGAAGGACCGGCAAGGTCTCCTCCAGCGGCCTGCGCGTCAGATGATAGAAATAGGCAGCCCCCATGAACGCTTATTCCGCCTCGAACTTATCCGCGACCAGACGGTTCAGCGCCATCACGCCCCAACCGGTGGCGCCTTTGGGCGCATAGTCCGTGTCCGCCTTGACCGAGGCCACACCGGCAATGTCCAGATGGATCCAGGGCATATCGTCCTTGATGAACCGCTGCAGGAACTGCGCTGCGGTGATGGAGCCCGCCGGGCGTCCGCCGATGTTTTTCATATCGGCAATCCGCGATTTCAGTTGTTCGTCATAGGCCTTGCCCAACGGCATCCGCCAGGCGCCTTCATCCTCGGAGCGCGCGGCCTTCAGGAAGGCATTGCACAGATCGTCATCGTTGGAGAATACGCCGGCATTTTCATGCCCGAGGCCAATAATGATCGCGCCGGTCAGGGTCGCCAGATCGATAACACCCGCAGGTTTGAACCGCTCCTGCGCGTACCACAGCACATCACACAGAACCAGACGGCCCTCGGCGTCGGTGTTGATGATCTCAACCGTGTCGCCCTTCATCGACTTCACCACATCGCCCGGACGGGTGGCATTGCCCGAGGGCATGTTTTCCACAAGGCCGACCAGCCCGACCACATTGGCCTGGGCTTTGCGCAGCGCCAAGGCCTTCATCGTGCCGGCTACAACGCCCGCGCCGCCCATGTCCATGGTCATGTCTTCCATGCCGCCCGCAGGCTTCAGCGAGATGCCGCCGGTATCAAACACCACGCCCTTGCCGACCAGCGCCAGCGGGGCTGCGTCCTTGGCGCCGCCTTTCCAGTGCATCACCGCCACTTTGGAGGGGCTGTCAGAACCTTGGCCAACACACAACAGCGTGCGCATGCCCAGCTTTTCCAGGTCCGCCTCTTCCAGGACCTCAACCTCAAGGCCGATCTCACTCATTTCTTCGATGCGGCGGGCGAATTCGGTGGTGGTCAGCACATTGGCAGGCTCATTGACCAGATCCCGGGTCATGTGAACGCCTTCGGCCACCGCCAGCAACGGTGCGCAGGCGGTCTCCAGATCGGACGGCATCTTGGAAGCGATCACCACCTCGCCTTCAGGCTTGTCTTCGGCGGGGGTCTTATGGTCATCAAAGCCATAGTCGCGCAGCGCCAGCCCCATGGTGAGGTCAGCAGCCTTGTTCATGCTGCCGGCCATCACCGTCAGCCGCTTGCCCGCTGCCGCCTTGGCCAGTTTTGCACCCGCTTGGCGTGCCTCTACCGGAGTCAGCTTGCGCGGCAGAACCAGCACATCCAGTGCCTCGGCCTGCATGCCTGCGGGCCAGCGGAGCGACACCACATCCCCCGCCTTGGCCTTCTTGAAGCCATCCGATTCGATCAGCCGGGCAATTGCGCCCTTGCTCAGCCGGTTGGCGGTGCGCGCGGCCTGATCCATGCTGCCCTCGGGCGTGACCATCACCGCCACACGGCCGGTCATTTCCGGCAGCGCCTTGGGGTCGTATTCGGCAAATCGGATCGGGGTAAGGCTGCTCATTCTCGCGCGCTCCTGCTGGTTTCATATGGTTCTTGGCATAAGAGGTATCCTGCGCAGGGGCGCTTGGCCAGACCCGGCTTTGCGCCCGCTGCGGCCGCGATCTGCCGCCGAATGAGGCGCCTTGCGAGAATGCAGTTTTCCCCGCCCGGCAAATCCACTAATGTCGCGCAAAATCACAATGGTCTGGGGGGATCGGGTGTCACGCTACGACAGATACGTGCTGTCACAATATCTGCTCTTCTTCGGCTTTTTTGCGCTGATTCTGGTGGCCGTGTTCTGGGTCAACCGGGCTGTCGTGCTGTTTGACCGGCTGATCGGCAACGGGCAGTCTGCTTTGGTATTCCTTGAGTTCACCGCGCTCACCCTGCCGAACCTCATCCGCATGGTGCTGCCGATTGCCGCCTTTGGCGCCTCGGTTTGGGTCACCAACCGGCTGAACAGCGAAAGCGAGCTGACAGTGCTGCGCGCCACCGGCACCAGCCCCTGGCAGATGGCGCGGCCGGCCCTCGCATTCGGCGTCATCACGGCACTGATGATGTCGGCGCTGACCCACTATCTGCTGCCGGCGTCGATCAGCCAGTTGGAAGTCCGTGAAAGCGAAGTCTCCCGCAACATCACCGCCAAGCTGCTGAGCGAGGGCGATTTCCTGCACCCGGCAGACGGTGTTACCTTCTATATCCGCCAGATCGACCCGGACGGCACCCTGCACGACGTCTTCCTGTCTGACCGCCGCGACCCGGCGACCACGGTGACCTATACCGGCGCCCGCGCCTTTCTGGTACGCGACGAAGGCAGCGCGCATCTGATCATGGTAGAAGGCATGGCGCAGCGGCTGGACAATCAGACGCAACGGCTTTCGACCACGTTCTTCTCGGATTTTTCGTATGATATCAGCGCACTGGCCCGGAAGTCTGAAAACCAGTCGCGCAACATCCGTGCGATCCCAAGCCTGGAGCTGATGACAAGCACCCAGGCCATCACCCGCAGCGATGGCTACTCCGCAGGCGCCCAGGCCGAGGAACTGCACCTGCGCTTTGCCCGTGCCCTGGTCTGTGTGGCCGTCGCCCTGATCGGGTTTTCCGCGCTGATGCTAGGAACATTCTCGCGGTTCGGCGTGTGGCGGCAAGCTTTCCTCGCCTTTGTTGTACTGATCTTTGTCGAGGGCTTGCGCGGAGTTGTCTCGGAGCCGGTTTTGCAAAACCCCAGCCTGTGGCCGCTGATTTACCTGCCGACCTTGCTGGGGCTTTTGGTGGCGCTGATCTTCCTGATTTTGTCAGTCCGGCCCAAACGGACCCGGGCGGAGGCGCCCGCATGAAGCTTGATCTCTATTATGCGCGCCGCTTTCTGCAGTGGTTCCTGGTGATTGTTGCGGTGCTGATGACACTGGTGGTGCTGATCGACCTGAACGAACAGGTCCGCCGGTTTGAGGCGATCGACCTCAGCCTGCCGCAATTGCTTGGCCTGACCCTGCTGAACGTTCCGGCCGCCCTCAGCGAGTTCCTGCCGCTGATCATGATCCTGTCGACCATCGTGCTGTTTGTCGGCCTTGCCCGCAGCAGCGAGCTGGTGGTGACCCGCGCCATCGGCCGGTCCGGCATCCGCGCGCTGGCGGCACCGGTGCTGGTGGCCGCGGCAATCGGCGCCTTGGCGGTCACCATGCTCAACCCGATCGCCTCGGCCACCGCCAACCGCTATCAGGACCTGGCCGAGACCTATCACAACGGCGGGCCGTCGGCGCTGTCGCTGTCCGGCGAAGGCCTGTGGCTGCGCCAGGGCGGCGCCAGGGGCCAGTCGGTCATCCACGCCAAAGGCTACAGCGGCGACGCGGCGGATATCACTTTGCTTGACGTGTCGATCCACGCCTATACCAGTGCCGGCGGCCTGGTCCGCCGCATCATTGCCGACAGCGCCCGGCTGGAGGGCAGCAACTGGATCCTGTCCAATGCCAAAACCTGGCCGCTGGCAGCCGGCATCAACCCCGATTCCAACGCCGCCCGGCATGACGAGCTGCATTTGCCCACAACACTGACCACCGACCGGATCCGCGATACCCTGGGCACGGCCAGCGGCATCTCGATCTACGATCTGCCCTCCACAATCCGCGAATTGTCTGCCGCAGGTTTTACCACCAAACGCTACGAGGTCCGCTATCAGGCGGAACTGGCCCGCCCCCTGTTTCTTATCGCCATGGTTCTGGTCGGTGCCTCCTTCACCATGCGGCACGCGCGCTTTGGCGGCACCGGCCTGGCGGTGCTGATGGCGGTCCTTTTGGGATTCGGGCTTTATTTCATCCGCAATTTCGCGCAAATCCTTGGCGAGAACGGGCAAATCCCTGTGGCCCTGGCCGCTTGGGCGCCGCCCGCCGCCGCGATACTTTTGACCTTGGGACTGCTTCTCCATGCCGAAGACGGGTAAATTGCGCCGCGCACTGCTTCTTTCGGCTGTGCTGCCCTGGCTCGCCCTGACAGCCCCGGCGCCGCAGGCGCAGACCGCGGCGCTGCCTGATCCGGCGCAGCCCGCGATGCTGGTTGCAGATCAGGTCTTCATCACCCCTGACCGCACCCTGGTGGCCGAAGGCAATGTCGAGGCGTTTCAAGGCGATATCCGGCTGCGCGCGCAAAAGATAACGTTTGATCAGACCACCGGCACCCTGCAGATCGAAGGCCCGATCCGCATCGACCAGCAAGGCGATATCACCATACTGGCCACCGCTGGCGAGCTGGACCGAGACCTGCGCAACGGATTGCTGACCGGCGCCCGCATGGTGTTCCAGCAGCAGCTGCAGCTGGCCTCGCTTCAAATGACCCGGGTCAGCGGCCGCTACACACAGCTGTACAAGACCGCCGTCACCTCCTGCCACGTCTGCGAGGATGGACGCCCGCCGCTCTGGCAGATCCGGGCTGAGCGGGTGACCCACGACCAGCAGGCACGCCAGCTCTATTTCGAAAGCGCCCAGCTGCGGGTGCTGGACGTGCCGGTGTTCTATTTTCCGGCGATCCGCCTGCCTGATCCTTCACTGGAGCGGGCCAGCGGATTTCTGGTGCCTTCGATACGCTCCACGTCGAATCTCGGCACCGGGGTCAAGGCGCCCTATTTCTTCACGCTTGGCCCGCACCGCGACCTGACGCTGGCGCCCTATATCTCGTCCAGCACCCAGACGCTGGACGTCCGCTACCGCCAGGCCTTCCGCCGCGGCAGGATCGAATTCAACGGGGCCTACACCCGCGACGATCTGTTTTCCGGCGAAGACCGCGGCTACATCTTTGGCGAAGGCCAGTTCGATCTGCCGCGGGACTTCCGCTTCACCTTTGATGTCAAAGCGGTCTCGGACGACGCCTATCTCGAGGACTACGGCCTGCCGGAACTGGACCGTTTGCGGTCGGAGGCGGTGCTGTCCCGCGCCAAACGCGACAGCCTGTTCCGCGCCTCCCTGACCCATTACAAAACCCTGCGTACCAGCGAAGAGCAGGCAAACATTCCTTCTGGAATCGCGGAAGCCTTCTATCAGACCCGCCATCATCCCGCCCTCACCGGCGGCGAGCTGCGGCTGACCCTGCAGGGCCATGGCCACCGCCGCAGCTCCAGCATCGACGGCACCGCCACTGACAGCAACGGGCGTGACCTTGCGCGGCTCACTGCCGACATCGACTGGCGCCGCAGCTGGCGCCTGGGCTATGGCATCCTGGCGGAATGGGAGCTCGGCGCCGCAGCAGACGCCTTCCGCGCTTATGACGACAGTTTCTTCAACGAAGAGGTCACCCGCCTGACGCCGCGCACCGCGCTGACCCTGCGTCTGCCGATGAGCCGCCGCGAGGCTGGCGGCGCCACCCAGTACCTGGAGCCGATCCTGCAGCTGGGCTGGCGCGACGAGGGCGGCGGCAGCGTGGTCACCGAGGAAAGTCGCTTTGTAGAGTTTGACCAGGGCAATCTGTTGTCACTGTCGCGGTTTCCCTCCACCGACGCCCGCGAGGACGGCCTGACACTGGTCTACGGCGCCAACTGGGCGCGTTATGCGCCCACTGGCTGGCAGGCCTATGCCACCGTCGGCCAGGTGCTGCGCAGCGACGGCGATGACCGGTTCACCAAAAGCTCCGGCCTCAGCGGCACCTCCTCGGATTTCCTGCTGGCAGGCCAAATCAAATTCGGCGACGGGCTGGCCCTCTCCACCCGCGGCTTGCTGAACGGTTCACTGAACTTCTCCAAGGCAGAACTGCGCGGCGACTGGCGCACCAGCCGCTCCAGCCTTTCCGGCACCTATCTGTGGCTCGGCACCGACCCCGATGAAGACCGGGCCGAGGAAAGTTCGGAGCTGTGGGTCGACGGCAGCTATGATTTCACCCCCAGCTGGTCCGCCAGTGCCCGGCTGCGCTATGATATTTCCGACGCCCGCGCCACCCGTGCAGGTCTCGGCGTGGCCTACAGCAACGAATGCGTGACGGTCGACCTTTCAGTCAACCGCCGCTATACCTCAACAACAAGTGTTGAGCCGACAACCGATTTCGGCTTTACCATCTCGCTCAGCGGATTTTCCGTAAAGAGCGGCAGCAAACAGTACAGGCGGTCATGCAGCAAGACGTGAATACCCGGTTCCCGGCTCCTTTCCTTTCCCGTGCTCTCAAAACCGCAGCCGCGCTGGCGCTGGCCGCGGGGCTGTCCTGGACCGGCCTGCCGGCAGGAGCACAAAACCTCTTTGCCCCGGCCATCACCGTGAATGACGAGGTCATCACCCGGTATGAGCTGGAACAGCGCGCCCGCTTCCAATCGGCGCTGCGGGTGCCCGGCGATCCTCTGGCCACCGCCCGCGAAGAGCTGATCAACGACCGGCTCAAACTCGCTGAACTGGAGCAGGCCGGGATCGAACTGGCCGAAGAAGATATCACCGCCGGCATGGAAGAGCTGGCCGCACGCGCCAACCTGTCGCTGAACGAATTTCTCACCGCCTTGCAGCAAAGCGGCGTGGAGCCGCAAACCCTGCGCGATTTCACCAAGGTCGGGCTGGGCTGGCGGGAATACACCCGCGCCCGCTTCCTGTCCCGCGCCCGCCCCACTCCGGAGGAGATTGACCGCGCCATGGGCTCGGCCGGCACCGGCAGCGTCCAGGTTCTGCTCAGCGAATTCATCGTTCCGATCAACGAACAGAACGCAGCGCAGGTCGAAGAGCTGATCGAACAGGTCGCCCGGCTGAAAGGCTACGACAGCTTCTCAGCTGCCGCTGCCCAGTATTCTGCTGCCGCCAGCCGCAACGAGGGCGGACGCCTGCCCTGGATGCCGCTGACCCAGCTGCCGCCGCAGCTGCAAGAAGTTGCGCTGGCGCTGAAACCCGGCGAGATTTCCGAACCGCTGCCGCTGCAAAGCGCTGTAGCCCTGTTCCAGATGCGCGGCGTGCGCGAGGTTGAGGGCGCAGCACCGCGCTTCACCGCGATCGAATACGCTGCCTATCATGTGCCCGGCGGCCGCACGCCCGAAGGGCTTGCCGCGGCGCAAAAGGTGGTGGACAGCGTCGACACCTGCGAAGATTTCTATGGGCTGGCCCAGGGTCAGGACCCCTCGGTGCTGGATGTGCAAAGCCTGCAGCCGTCAGAAATCCCCCGCGATATCGCGCTGGAACTGGCCAAACTGGACCCGGGTGAGACCTCCACTACGCTGACCCGCAACAACGGCCAGACACTGATGGTGCTGATGCTCTGCGGCCGCACTGCCGACCTGGGCGAGGACAGCTCGCGCGAGACCGTGGCCAATGCGCTGACGGCACAGCGGATGGCCTCTCTGGCCGGCAGCTACCTTGAACAGCTGCGCGCCGACGCCCGGATCAACATCAAATGAGCTTATCCGGGCCGATTGCCCTTAGCTGCGGCGAACCCGCAGGCATCGGCCCGGAAATTGCCGTCAAGGCTTGGGACGCACTGCGCAGCTCTTGCCCGTTCTTCTGGATCGGCGACCCGCGCCACCTGCCTGCGGGCACCCCGGTCAAGGAAATCACCGCCCCGGCCGAAGCCGCCACAACAAGTACAGACAGCTTCCCGGTACTGCCTCTCGCCTTCGGCGGCAGCGCAGCCAAGGGCGCTGCCGACCCGGCCAACGCCGCTGGCGTCATCCGGTCCATTGAGACCGCAGTCCAATTGGTCCAGACCGGCAAAGCCGCCGCAGTCTGCACCGCCCCGATCCACAAAAAGGCGCTGATTGACGGCGCCGGCTTTGCCTATCCCGGCCATACTGAATTTCTGGCGTCCCTCGCCGGCCGCAATCGCGTGGTAATGATGCTGGCCAGCGAGCAGCTGCGGGTTGTGCCCGCCACAATCCACATCGCTTTGTCCGAAGTCCCTAAGGCCTTGACCCAGGAGCTGCTGCGCGAAACCCTTGAGATCACCGCTGCCGGCCTTAGCGGTCAGTTCGGCATCGCAGCGCCCCGCATTGCGGTCGCCGGGCTCAACCCGCATGCAGGCGAAGGCGGCGCCATGGGCCATGAGGAATTGGATTGGATCAACGCCCTGATCCGTCAGATGCAGTCGGAAGGCCTGAATGTCACCGGCCCGCACCCGGCGGACACACTGTTCCATGCGGCCGCCCGCACCCGCTATGACGCGGCGGTCTGCATGTATCACGACCAGGCGCTGATCCCCATCAAGACGCTGGATTTCGACCGCGGCGTCAATGTAACCTTGGGCCTGCCCTTCATCCGCACCTCGCCCGATCACGGCACCGCCTTTGACATCGCAGGCACCGGCCAAGCCAACCCAACCAGCCTGATCGAAGCCCTGAAGCTGGCGCAGCGGATGGCTGCCAGCCCTTGATTCTTCCTCGGACGGCAAATATCCCCGCCGGAGGCATGAAATCTCTGGCGCGCCGCCCGCGCCATGTCCCAAGGTACAGATGATATGAGCGCTATCGATAGCCTTCCTCCCCTGCGTGACGTGATCGCAACGCATCAATTGTCGGCGCGCAAATCACTGGGCCAGAATTTCCTGCTGGACCTGAATCTCACCGCCAAGATCGCCCGCCAAGCCGGTGATCTGACGGGCTGTGATGTGCTGGAAATCGGCCCCGGCCCTGGCGGGTTGACACGCGGCTTGCTGGCCGAAGGCGCCCGGCGGGTGCTGGCAGTAGAGAAAGACAGCCGCTGCCTGCCCGCATTGCAGGAAATCGCAGATGCCTATCCGGGCCGGTTTGACGTCATCAACGGCGACGCGCTGGAGATAGACCCGCTGGCGCATTTGACCCCGCCGATCCGCATCGCCGCCAACCTGCCCTATAACGTCGGCACCGAACTGCTGGTGCGCTGGCTCACTCCCAAGGAGTGGCCGCCGTTCTGGCAGAGCCTCACCCTGATGTTCCAGCGCGAGGTGGCCGAGCGTATCGTGGCCCTGCCCGGCTCCAAGGCCTATGGCCGGCTGGCAATCCTGGCGCAATGGCGGGCCGATGCACGCATTGTGCTGTCGTTGCCGCCCGGCGCCTTCACCCCGCCGCCCAAAGTCTCCAGCGCAGTGGTGCATCTGGATGCCCTGCCCGAGCCGCGCTTCCCGGCTGATGCAGCCATCCTGTCGCGTGTCGTGGCCACGGCCTTCAACCAGCGCCGCAAAATGCTGCGCTCCTCGCTCAAAGGCGTCTCACCGGTGATCGAGGACCACCTCAACGCTGCCGGCATCCCGCCCACCGAACGCGCTGAACAGGTGAGTCTTGAGGCCTTCTGCGCGCTTGCCCGCGAACTGGCCAAAGCCTGAACAGAAACGGAAAAGACCCCCGGGCAGTCAGCGCCGGGGGTCTTTTTGATTGCCGGAGCTGGCGCTGATTACTCAGCCGCCTCTGCCGGGCCTTCTTCGGCCTTCGGCTTGGGCTTGGCGCGCGGACGGGCCGGTTTCTTCGGCGCCGGTGCCTCGCCGCCTTCACTTGCTGCAGGCGCATCGGCAGCCTTGGCCGCGGGTTTGCGCGGGCGGGGCTTGCGGGCCGGAGCCTTTTTGGCGGGTGCTTCAGCCGGCGCTTCAGCAGATGCTGCCGACTGGCTTTCCGGTGTTTCCACCAGGCCGCTGTCGCCGCCG includes these proteins:
- the rsmA gene encoding 16S rRNA (adenine(1518)-N(6)/adenine(1519)-N(6))-dimethyltransferase RsmA; translation: MSAIDSLPPLRDVIATHQLSARKSLGQNFLLDLNLTAKIARQAGDLTGCDVLEIGPGPGGLTRGLLAEGARRVLAVEKDSRCLPALQEIADAYPGRFDVINGDALEIDPLAHLTPPIRIAANLPYNVGTELLVRWLTPKEWPPFWQSLTLMFQREVAERIVALPGSKAYGRLAILAQWRADARIVLSLPPGAFTPPPKVSSAVVHLDALPEPRFPADAAILSRVVATAFNQRRKMLRSSLKGVSPVIEDHLNAAGIPPTERAEQVSLEAFCALARELAKA
- the pdxA gene encoding 4-hydroxythreonine-4-phosphate dehydrogenase PdxA — protein: MSLSGPIALSCGEPAGIGPEIAVKAWDALRSSCPFFWIGDPRHLPAGTPVKEITAPAEAATTSTDSFPVLPLAFGGSAAKGAADPANAAGVIRSIETAVQLVQTGKAAAVCTAPIHKKALIDGAGFAYPGHTEFLASLAGRNRVVMMLASEQLRVVPATIHIALSEVPKALTQELLRETLEITAAGLSGQFGIAAPRIAVAGLNPHAGEGGAMGHEELDWINALIRQMQSEGLNVTGPHPADTLFHAAARTRYDAAVCMYHDQALIPIKTLDFDRGVNVTLGLPFIRTSPDHGTAFDIAGTGQANPTSLIEALKLAQRMAASP